Proteins encoded within one genomic window of Mesobacillus subterraneus:
- a CDS encoding C39 family peptidase, translating into MDKKLLLRSLSIGGIFLTTYLGAENFRSVENPTAETQASVAPKITRTEALSVTKNINDNEDLEDFISTEEKKMIEGVPHISQLPELQRGCEVTSLTMLLQYKGIQTDKMTLAKQIHKIPFRDENYVRGNPYDGFVGDIYAFSKSGYGVYHVPVANLAENYLPGAIKDITGKSIHDVYQLIDNDSPVWVITNSTFAPLPESEFTIWKTNTGKREDHLQRT; encoded by the coding sequence TTGGATAAAAAATTATTACTTAGATCTTTATCAATTGGAGGCATCTTCTTGACCACCTACCTTGGGGCAGAGAATTTCCGATCCGTTGAAAATCCAACTGCTGAAACACAAGCTTCGGTTGCACCCAAAATTACTCGAACAGAAGCTCTTTCGGTCACAAAAAATATTAATGATAACGAAGATCTGGAGGATTTTATCAGTACTGAAGAGAAAAAAATGATTGAAGGTGTCCCTCACATCAGTCAGCTTCCAGAATTACAGCGAGGGTGTGAAGTAACTAGCTTAACTATGCTGTTGCAGTATAAAGGAATACAAACCGACAAGATGACCTTGGCTAAGCAAATACATAAAATCCCGTTCCGCGATGAAAATTATGTTCGCGGAAATCCATACGATGGCTTTGTAGGCGACATCTATGCATTCAGCAAGTCAGGATATGGCGTTTACCACGTCCCAGTAGCAAATCTTGCAGAAAATTATCTGCCCGGGGCGATTAAAGACATCACCGGAAAATCAATTCATGATGTATATCAGCTGATCGACAACGACTCGCCAGTTTGGGTCATCACCAATTCCACATTCGCTCCGCTCCCAGAGTCGGAGTTTACAATTTGGAAGACTAACACGGGGAAACGTGAAGATCACTTACAGAGAACATAG
- a CDS encoding thioredoxin family protein produces MIIKVLGPGCDRCKSLEESINAAVREAGVAAIVEMVEDNKEIEKFKVKSTPALVIDEKFVSAGKQLSVQDVKTLF; encoded by the coding sequence ATGATCATCAAAGTACTGGGGCCTGGTTGCGATAGGTGCAAAAGTCTTGAAGAGAGTATAAATGCTGCTGTAAGGGAAGCGGGTGTCGCAGCGATTGTCGAAATGGTGGAAGATAATAAGGAAATCGAAAAGTTTAAAGTGAAGAGTACGCCAGCTTTGGTCATTGATGAAAAATTTGTTTCAGCGGGGAAACAGCTGTCAGTACAAGATGTGAAGACTCTATTTTAA
- a CDS encoding rhodanese-like domain-containing protein translates to MVKKTMLAGLIFSVGIVIAGCGTGEYLAKPNSNAAADFNQKADLSIYKVAEEATPEKEAVPLKDNLTYVDTEYMMRLKASEGEVSPARKTYDQFPSEWDFVIVDSRPQAVFHEGHINGAINIPDSQFDQFASLLPEDKNKLLIFYCGGVTCELSSSSAEKAIKLGYKNIKVYQEGLPEWKKAGNYLAVTAPYVKELIMDANVSRDDKPPFVILDARPYKIYFESHIPNAVFADDTLFAQKYIGIAPADKKTEIIVYCGGFGCHKSHAVAEELLKKGYSNVKVYSGGLPDWTAKSLPTFGTANSDGSFNVAEGQVNRGINPEEFMNKISAGAFILDVRSKDETKAGVFKGSLNIPDSIILADPAAIASQLPKDKNAVIVIHCASGARGPLAL, encoded by the coding sequence ATGGTAAAGAAAACTATGCTAGCTGGATTAATTTTCTCTGTCGGAATAGTAATAGCCGGCTGCGGGACTGGCGAATATTTGGCCAAACCTAACTCGAATGCTGCTGCAGATTTTAACCAGAAAGCAGACCTTTCAATCTACAAGGTAGCCGAGGAAGCTACACCAGAGAAGGAAGCCGTACCACTCAAGGATAACCTTACCTATGTTGACACCGAATATATGATGAGATTAAAAGCGTCCGAAGGAGAGGTAAGCCCGGCAAGGAAAACGTACGATCAATTCCCTTCGGAATGGGACTTTGTCATTGTCGATTCCCGTCCTCAAGCTGTTTTCCATGAAGGACATATCAACGGAGCAATCAATATCCCGGATTCACAGTTCGACCAATTCGCCTCCCTGCTCCCGGAAGATAAAAATAAGCTTCTTATTTTTTACTGCGGCGGGGTCACATGTGAATTGAGCAGCAGTTCTGCTGAAAAGGCAATCAAGCTTGGCTACAAGAATATCAAAGTCTACCAGGAAGGACTGCCAGAATGGAAAAAAGCCGGCAATTACCTTGCTGTGACAGCCCCTTATGTAAAAGAACTGATCATGGACGCAAATGTGTCACGGGATGATAAGCCACCATTCGTCATCCTTGATGCCAGACCGTATAAGATATATTTCGAGTCACACATCCCGAACGCAGTCTTTGCAGATGATACTCTCTTTGCGCAAAAGTATATAGGAATAGCACCTGCAGATAAAAAGACTGAAATCATCGTCTATTGCGGAGGATTCGGCTGCCATAAAAGCCATGCTGTCGCTGAGGAACTCCTGAAAAAAGGCTACTCAAATGTCAAAGTCTATTCAGGAGGACTTCCTGACTGGACTGCAAAATCCTTGCCAACATTCGGCACTGCTAATTCAGACGGAAGCTTTAATGTAGCTGAAGGCCAGGTTAACCGCGGAATCAACCCAGAGGAGTTTATGAACAAAATCAGTGCGGGAGCGTTTATCCTTGACGTCCGTTCAAAGGATGAAACAAAGGCCGGCGTCTTCAAAGGGTCACTGAATATCCCTGACAGTATCATCCTGGCCGACCCAGCCGCTATCGCAAGCCAGCTACCAAAAGACAAGAATGCCGTCATCGTCATTCATTGCGCATCTGGCGCAAGGGGGCCGCTGGCGTTGTGA
- a CDS encoding Gfo/Idh/MocA family protein, protein MLKIGVIGLGDIAQKDYLPVFAEKGDIEFHLYTRDVIKLKTLASKHRFTHIHLSLDELIESGVKGAFVHSATESHHEIVKKLMLAGIHVYVDKPIAYEYEKARELTELAEDKGLILMTGFNRRYAPVYKQLAELKEPNMVIMQKNRKALPGEMRHFILDDFIHVVDTLRFLFPYKIKRINVTGKKNGVFLHHVVIQLQAEEGIAIGIMNRDSGVVEEKVEVFQSNQKRMALNVSDLFVQENRNETRHGGSDWEPTLHKRGFEQIIFDFIQAIDNNSFPLITAKDSLVTHEICERIVKELEEL, encoded by the coding sequence ATGTTGAAGATCGGGGTCATTGGTTTGGGGGATATTGCGCAAAAGGACTATCTGCCTGTATTCGCGGAAAAAGGCGATATTGAATTCCATCTATACACGCGGGATGTTATCAAGCTGAAAACTTTGGCATCCAAGCATAGATTTACCCACATACATCTCAGTCTCGATGAACTTATTGAAAGTGGAGTCAAGGGTGCTTTTGTCCATAGTGCAACTGAATCACATCATGAAATTGTAAAAAAACTGATGCTGGCTGGTATACATGTGTATGTCGATAAGCCGATTGCCTATGAGTATGAGAAAGCCCGGGAACTGACTGAGCTGGCTGAGGATAAAGGCTTGATATTAATGACAGGTTTTAACCGCAGATATGCTCCCGTTTATAAACAGTTGGCTGAGTTGAAGGAACCTAATATGGTGATCATGCAAAAAAACAGGAAGGCATTGCCTGGGGAAATGCGCCATTTCATACTTGATGATTTTATCCATGTGGTCGATACGCTAAGATTTCTGTTTCCTTATAAAATCAAGCGGATAAATGTGACCGGAAAGAAAAATGGTGTGTTTTTGCATCACGTGGTAATCCAGCTGCAGGCAGAAGAGGGAATTGCAATCGGAATAATGAACCGTGACAGCGGCGTTGTCGAGGAAAAGGTAGAAGTATTCCAATCCAATCAAAAAAGAATGGCATTGAATGTTTCAGACCTGTTCGTCCAGGAAAATCGAAATGAAACGAGACATGGAGGAAGTGACTGGGAGCCGACCCTCCACAAGCGCGGTTTTGAGCAAATTATTTTTGATTTCATCCAGGCTATCGATAATAATTCATTCCCTTTAATTACCGCAAAGGATTCCCTCGTAACACATGAAATCTGCGAGAGAATCGTAAAAGAATTGGAAGAACTTTAA
- a CDS encoding DegV family protein, whose product MTTLNEIAWVTDSTSGLTEEYIKNNNIYVVPLSIIFGEEAYLEGVDITAEDFYPKLAASKVLPKTSQPAIGEFVELYQKLKDQYKHAIAIHASSALTGTFQSSTAASSMVDFKVDVIDSKIGSYPLGRMVEKGVEMQKEGKSYDEIVSYLRTLPDKANLYMAPGSLDQLHKGGRLSTTQVIIGSLIKLKLIVRFDDGKVVLFDKIRTEKKVKERMFQILEEASAEVKEVSVIHGNVKELAEQWREELQQRFPEISFTTTTFSPVAGTHTGQGTIGLAWINE is encoded by the coding sequence ATGACTACTTTAAATGAAATTGCATGGGTAACTGACAGTACATCTGGACTAACAGAAGAATACATAAAAAATAACAATATATATGTTGTGCCTTTAAGCATTATTTTTGGTGAAGAAGCGTATTTGGAAGGCGTAGATATCACGGCCGAAGATTTTTATCCGAAGTTGGCAGCTTCAAAGGTCCTTCCGAAAACATCACAACCTGCAATTGGGGAGTTTGTGGAACTATATCAGAAGCTAAAGGATCAGTACAAGCATGCGATCGCAATCCACGCTTCCAGCGCTCTGACAGGAACTTTCCAATCCTCAACGGCAGCTTCCAGCATGGTAGATTTCAAGGTTGATGTCATTGACTCTAAAATTGGCTCCTACCCATTAGGGCGCATGGTTGAAAAAGGTGTTGAAATGCAAAAGGAAGGAAAGTCGTATGATGAAATCGTCTCTTACTTAAGGACTCTTCCTGACAAGGCCAATCTATATATGGCACCGGGAAGCCTCGATCAGCTCCATAAAGGTGGACGCCTCTCCACTACCCAAGTCATCATCGGCAGTTTGATAAAATTAAAGCTGATCGTAAGGTTCGATGATGGGAAGGTAGTCCTTTTTGATAAAATCAGGACGGAAAAAAAGGTCAAGGAGCGCATGTTTCAAATATTAGAAGAGGCTTCAGCCGAGGTCAAGGAAGTCAGTGTCATTCATGGGAATGTAAAGGAATTGGCTGAGCAATGGCGAGAAGAACTTCAACAGCGTTTTCCCGAAATATCTTTTACAACGACTACATTCAGTCCCGTTGCGGGTACGCATACAGGGCAGGGAACAATCGGACTTGCCTGGATTAATGAATAG
- a CDS encoding NAD(P)H-dependent flavin oxidoreductase, whose protein sequence is MDLPKLKIGPMVSMVPIIQGGMGVGISLSGLASAVANAGGIGIISGTGITVEEMRLHIRKARKLTQGNGYIGVNVLFAMNDFAEKMKAALEEKIDFIISGAGISRDMYSWGKQAGIPVISIVSSAKLANISERLGAAAVVVEGFEAGGHLGTDKPLFDILPEIVESVSIPVIAAGGIMTGADIAKALSLGASGVQIGTRFVASNECDAPQSFKEKYVSATEKDTILVKTTVGLHGRAIANHFTKLITTSDKLRIKKCRDCLKNCSYQFCTLDSLLTSVAGDVENGLVFAGSRVSEIKEILPVRTIIENLKKEYSIALQNFA, encoded by the coding sequence ATGGACTTGCCAAAACTTAAGATTGGCCCTATGGTTTCCATGGTTCCAATAATACAAGGCGGAATGGGTGTAGGTATCTCACTCAGTGGATTGGCTTCAGCGGTTGCAAACGCAGGCGGAATTGGGATTATCTCTGGAACAGGGATTACAGTTGAAGAGATGAGACTACATATCAGGAAAGCCAGAAAGCTGACACAGGGTAATGGATACATTGGTGTCAACGTTTTGTTTGCGATGAATGATTTTGCGGAGAAAATGAAGGCAGCTCTTGAAGAAAAGATTGATTTCATTATCTCTGGGGCAGGGATTTCAAGGGATATGTATTCCTGGGGAAAGCAAGCGGGGATCCCGGTCATTTCCATTGTCTCCTCTGCCAAGCTAGCTAATATTTCGGAACGGCTGGGTGCTGCTGCAGTGGTTGTTGAAGGATTTGAGGCTGGAGGTCACCTTGGGACTGACAAGCCTCTTTTTGACATATTACCTGAAATTGTTGAGTCAGTGTCTATCCCGGTGATTGCAGCTGGAGGAATCATGACCGGGGCTGATATCGCTAAGGCTTTGTCGCTTGGAGCTTCTGGCGTCCAAATCGGAACAAGGTTTGTTGCCAGTAATGAATGTGATGCTCCGCAAAGCTTCAAGGAGAAATATGTGTCAGCCACAGAAAAAGATACAATACTGGTAAAAACCACAGTAGGGCTCCACGGTCGGGCCATTGCGAACCATTTTACTAAGCTAATCACCACCTCTGATAAACTTAGGATCAAAAAATGTCGTGATTGCCTGAAAAATTGCTCCTATCAATTTTGCACACTAGACTCTTTGCTTACTTCAGTTGCCGGTGATGTAGAGAATGGCCTCGTCTTCGCTGGCTCTAGGGTAAGTGAAATCAAAGAAATCCTTCCGGTCAGGACAATCATAGAAAATTTGAAAAAGGAATACAGTATAGCTCTTCAAAACTTTGCATAA
- a CDS encoding C39 family peptidase yields the protein MKITYREHSVLIVGYDEESIYVNDPLDSDGYKAVPRVPFEKAWVQMGSQAIGIQK from the coding sequence GTGAAGATCACTTACAGAGAACATAGTGTACTGATTGTCGGCTATGACGAGGAATCCATTTACGTAAACGACCCTCTTGACAGTGACGGATATAAAGCAGTTCCGCGTGTACCTTTCGAAAAAGCCTGGGTACAGATGGGCAGCCAGGCGATTGGAATTCAAAAATAG
- a CDS encoding NRDE family protein: MDGGDDFRGRFAALTNYRDPTEQAVGKRTRGELVADYLKGEDNPKAYLEELANRRHEYMGYNLLAGNLEELYYYSNRGGPLNKIEPGIHGVSNHLLNTDWPKVERGKAGLARIISDGQSDLVSQLFTHLENADRAPDQMLPSTGVSLEWERLLSPMFIKSDGYGTRSSTVILMDEKEIYFNERVHTKEHRSNQDFLITF; the protein is encoded by the coding sequence ATGGATGGGGGTGACGACTTCAGGGGCCGGTTTGCTGCCCTTACTAATTATCGTGACCCAACTGAACAGGCAGTAGGAAAAAGAACGCGCGGAGAGCTTGTTGCAGATTATCTAAAAGGAGAAGATAACCCAAAGGCCTATTTAGAGGAGTTGGCCAATCGTCGTCATGAATATATGGGTTATAATCTTTTAGCAGGGAATTTAGAGGAGCTTTATTATTATTCCAACCGTGGAGGCCCCTTGAATAAAATTGAGCCAGGCATTCACGGAGTAAGCAATCATTTGCTTAATACAGATTGGCCAAAGGTAGAACGAGGGAAGGCCGGACTTGCCAGAATTATTTCAGATGGGCAATCGGATCTAGTTAGCCAATTGTTTACCCATTTGGAAAATGCCGACCGTGCTCCGGACCAGATGCTGCCATCGACAGGAGTCTCACTGGAGTGGGAACGGTTGCTTTCACCGATGTTCATCAAAAGCGATGGATACGGGACAAGAAGCTCTACCGTCATATTGATGGATGAAAAAGAAATCTATTTCAATGAACGTGTCCATACAAAGGAACATCGGTCGAATCAGGATTTTCTCATAACTTTTTGA
- a CDS encoding glycine betaine uptake BCCT transporter, whose product MKKDFSVFYISTGILLLMVLFGVFVPDTLESVTASIQAFITDSFGWYYLILVSAIVIVCLYFLISPLGKIRLGRQDDRPEFSTLTWYAMLFSAGMGIGLVFWGTAEPISHYMVSTPTGVEAGSDQAIRDSMRFTFFHWGIHAWAIYGIVALVLAYFNFRHGKPGLISATLGPILGDKTNGKTGKLIDIISVVATVIGVATTLGFGAVQINGGLSYLFGVPAGFVTQLIIVLVVTVLFMISAWSGLGKGIKILSNVNMMLAGVLLVAMLFLGPTQFILNLFTNTIGTYLQNLPAMSFRIAPLNEDVRSWINGWTIFYWAWWIAWAPFVGIFIARVSKGRTIREFVFGVLLVPSLIGFLWFSAFGGSAIMLEHEGIAKISELATEEALFGVFANYPLSTLLSIVAMILVGTFFITSADSGTFVLAMMTTNGSLTPGNRIKFTWGIMLSAISLVLLYSGGLQALQNTMIVAALPFSIIMALMALSLIKALNQEAKELGIGKIPKRKS is encoded by the coding sequence ATGAAAAAGGATTTTTCTGTTTTTTACATATCGACTGGAATTTTGTTACTAATGGTTCTTTTCGGTGTGTTTGTTCCGGATACACTGGAATCAGTCACAGCCAGTATCCAGGCATTTATTACTGATTCTTTTGGCTGGTATTACTTAATTCTTGTTTCTGCTATTGTCATTGTTTGTTTGTATTTCCTGATCAGCCCACTTGGAAAGATTAGACTTGGCAGGCAGGATGACCGTCCTGAATTTTCTACCCTGACATGGTATGCGATGCTCTTCAGCGCAGGTATGGGGATAGGGTTGGTTTTCTGGGGCACAGCTGAACCAATCAGCCATTACATGGTCTCGACACCAACTGGAGTAGAAGCCGGGTCTGACCAGGCGATTCGTGATTCGATGAGATTCACATTTTTCCATTGGGGTATCCATGCGTGGGCCATTTATGGGATTGTTGCGCTGGTTTTAGCTTATTTCAATTTCCGTCATGGGAAGCCAGGTTTGATTAGTGCTACTCTTGGCCCGATTTTAGGCGACAAAACGAATGGCAAAACTGGAAAATTGATTGATATCATTTCCGTTGTCGCGACTGTTATTGGTGTGGCAACGACTTTAGGATTTGGAGCTGTACAAATTAACGGGGGTCTTTCTTACCTATTTGGAGTACCTGCAGGTTTTGTAACTCAATTGATTATTGTCCTGGTCGTTACAGTATTGTTTATGATATCTGCATGGTCAGGTCTTGGGAAAGGCATCAAGATTTTAAGCAATGTAAACATGATGCTTGCTGGGGTCTTGCTGGTTGCTATGCTGTTTTTGGGACCTACCCAATTTATTCTGAACCTCTTTACTAACACAATTGGTACATATCTTCAAAATCTGCCGGCAATGAGCTTCAGGATTGCACCTTTAAATGAAGATGTCCGTTCTTGGATTAACGGCTGGACCATTTTCTACTGGGCATGGTGGATTGCCTGGGCACCATTTGTAGGGATTTTTATAGCTCGAGTTTCTAAAGGCCGTACGATCAGAGAGTTTGTTTTTGGAGTATTACTTGTACCTTCTTTGATTGGCTTCTTATGGTTTTCTGCTTTCGGAGGTTCAGCGATCATGCTTGAGCACGAAGGAATTGCGAAAATTTCAGAACTTGCAACTGAAGAGGCACTATTTGGAGTGTTCGCAAACTATCCATTAAGCACATTATTGTCTATCGTCGCCATGATTCTTGTCGGTACATTCTTTATCACCTCAGCAGATTCAGGCACATTTGTTCTAGCGATGATGACAACGAACGGATCATTGACACCAGGAAATAGAATCAAGTTTACCTGGGGAATCATGCTGTCGGCAATTTCCTTAGTATTGCTGTATTCTGGCGGGCTTCAGGCATTGCAAAATACAATGATCGTAGCCGCATTGCCGTTCTCCATCATTATGGCATTAATGGCACTTAGTCTAATTAAAGCATTGAACCAAGAGGCGAAGGAATTGGGGATTGGCAAAATTCCTAAACGTAAGTCTTAA
- a CDS encoding sugar-binding transcriptional regulator, protein MEKEKLLKIIEAAKLYYLLDYNQNDIAKELGVSRSTVSRFLQIAKQEGIVDIKIMDPTEDVENLSAQLEQKFGLKKAIVTHIPQYEDSVIKTYLGEKAASFLNEVVEHDDIIGVTWGTTLYHVALELKQKPCKNVKVVQLKGGVSHSETNTYANEILYLFGKAFNSAPHHLPLPAIVDHVVVKQAMEADRHIKKILEMGKQSNIAVYTIGPIKSESLLFQLGYFTDEDLQVIYSKAVGDICSRFFDKDGKVCNENLDARTLGIELEELKSKKYSVLVAGGAHKIDGIYGALKGKYTNVLVTDQFTAKFLLDK, encoded by the coding sequence ATGGAAAAAGAAAAATTATTAAAGATTATTGAGGCAGCTAAGCTCTATTATCTACTTGATTATAACCAGAATGATATTGCAAAGGAGTTGGGAGTATCAAGGTCGACAGTATCAAGGTTCTTGCAAATCGCAAAGCAGGAGGGTATCGTCGATATCAAAATCATGGACCCGACAGAGGATGTAGAGAATTTGTCAGCACAACTTGAACAAAAGTTTGGGTTGAAAAAGGCAATTGTTACCCATATTCCGCAATATGAAGACAGTGTAATCAAAACATATCTTGGGGAGAAGGCTGCTTCTTTTTTGAATGAGGTGGTTGAACATGATGATATTATCGGCGTCACTTGGGGAACCACCCTTTATCATGTAGCACTTGAGCTTAAACAGAAGCCGTGCAAGAATGTCAAGGTCGTTCAGCTGAAGGGCGGAGTCAGCCATTCAGAGACAAATACGTACGCGAATGAAATACTGTATTTATTCGGTAAGGCCTTCAACAGTGCACCTCACCATCTCCCATTGCCGGCAATCGTTGATCATGTCGTCGTAAAACAGGCAATGGAAGCGGACAGGCATATCAAGAAGATCCTGGAGATGGGGAAGCAATCGAACATTGCAGTCTATACAATCGGCCCTATAAAATCAGAATCTTTATTGTTCCAGTTAGGATACTTTACAGATGAAGATCTTCAGGTCATTTATTCAAAAGCCGTAGGGGATATATGTTCACGTTTTTTTGACAAAGATGGGAAGGTTTGCAACGAAAATCTTGATGCGAGAACTTTGGGAATAGAATTAGAAGAATTAAAATCAAAAAAGTATTCAGTATTGGTCGCAGGCGGAGCTCACAAAATAGATGGTATTTATGGAGCTTTAAAGGGGAAATATACAAATGTACTTGTAACGGACCAATTCACTGCAAAGTTCCTGTTAGATAAGTAA
- a CDS encoding aldo/keto reductase produces MPWFGLGVFKVQEGSEVVESVKAALRNGYKSIDTAAVYKNEEGVGQGIKEADVPREELFITTKVWNSDQGYESTLKAFETSMEKLGLEYLDLYLIHWPVAGKYKETWKALEKLYKDGKVRAIGVSNFHVHHLQDLLADAEIKPMVNQVEYHPHLAQTELLEFCKAEGIQMEAWSPLKQGELLSEQTIVEIAEKHKKSPAQVILRWDLQNEVVTIPKSIKEHRIIENADLFDFELSANDMDRLNSLNKNERVGPDPDNFDF; encoded by the coding sequence ATGCCATGGTTCGGCCTTGGCGTATTCAAGGTCCAGGAAGGTTCTGAAGTTGTAGAATCTGTTAAAGCAGCGCTAAGAAATGGCTACAAGAGCATCGATACTGCAGCGGTTTACAAGAACGAGGAAGGCGTTGGTCAGGGAATTAAAGAAGCTGATGTCCCTCGTGAAGAATTATTTATCACGACAAAGGTCTGGAATTCTGACCAGGGTTATGAATCGACACTGAAGGCATTTGAGACGAGCATGGAAAAGCTTGGCCTTGAATACCTTGATCTTTACCTGATTCACTGGCCGGTAGCCGGAAAATATAAAGAAACCTGGAAGGCACTCGAAAAGCTATATAAAGATGGAAAAGTCCGCGCCATCGGCGTAAGCAACTTCCATGTTCATCATCTTCAAGATTTGTTGGCCGATGCTGAAATCAAACCAATGGTTAACCAGGTTGAGTACCATCCGCATCTGGCTCAGACCGAGCTGCTTGAGTTTTGTAAAGCAGAAGGCATCCAAATGGAAGCCTGGTCTCCATTGAAGCAGGGTGAGCTTTTATCAGAACAGACAATCGTAGAGATCGCTGAAAAACATAAGAAGTCACCTGCCCAAGTGATCCTGCGCTGGGATTTACAAAATGAAGTGGTAACGATTCCGAAGTCCATCAAGGAACACCGCATTATTGAAAACGCAGATCTCTTTGATTTCGAGCTTTCAGCCAATGATATGGACCGCCTGAACAGTTTAAATAAGAACGAACGCGTAGGTCCCGATCCTGATAATTTCGATTTTTAA
- a CDS encoding NRDE family protein, whose translation MCLILFAYKAHPKYKLIIAANRDEAYARDTAPAKFWDDAPEVLAGRDLEKMGTWMGVTTSGAGLLPLLIIVTQLNRQ comes from the coding sequence ATGTGTTTGATTTTATTTGCCTATAAAGCGCATCCGAAGTATAAGCTGATTATTGCTGCCAATAGGGATGAAGCATACGCACGTGATACTGCGCCGGCGAAATTTTGGGATGATGCGCCTGAAGTGCTCGCCGGACGAGACCTTGAAAAAATGGGAACATGGATGGGGGTGACGACTTCAGGGGCCGGTTTGCTGCCCTTACTAATTATCGTGACCCAACTGAACAGGCAGTAG
- a CDS encoding NupC/NupG family nucleoside CNT transporter translates to MDILWGLMGIAVVLGIAFIFSNNKKSINFRTILGGLAIQFIFAFLVLKWETGKLLLKKLSLGVNEIVNYTDAGVQFLFGGLFQAENIGFVFAFQVLTVVIFFSSLISVLYYLGIMQIIIKILGGALSKLLGTSKAESLSAAANIFVGQTEAPLVVKPYIGKMTQSELFAIMVGGLASVAGSVLIGYSLLGVPLEYLLAASFMAAPAGLVLAKIMIPETEKSESSDELRMEKDTDSVNVIDAAAKGASTGLQLALNIGAMLLAFIALIALINGLLGFVGGFFGAGSITLETILGYVFAPLAFAIGVPWDEAVKAGGFIGQKLILNEFVAYSSFAPQIDQLSAKTVAIISFALCGFANVSSMGILLGGLGSLAPNRRGDIARMGVRAVIAGMLASLLSAAMAGMLL, encoded by the coding sequence ATGGATATTTTATGGGGTTTAATGGGGATTGCTGTCGTTTTGGGAATTGCATTTATTTTCTCGAATAACAAAAAATCCATCAATTTTAGGACAATCCTTGGCGGGTTGGCAATCCAATTTATTTTCGCGTTTTTAGTATTGAAATGGGAAACAGGTAAACTCTTACTGAAAAAACTTTCACTTGGTGTCAATGAAATCGTCAACTATACAGACGCTGGTGTACAATTCTTGTTTGGAGGATTATTCCAGGCAGAAAATATTGGCTTTGTTTTCGCTTTCCAAGTATTAACGGTTGTTATTTTCTTCTCTTCATTAATTTCTGTGCTTTACTACCTAGGAATCATGCAAATAATCATCAAGATTCTGGGCGGAGCGCTTTCTAAATTGTTGGGTACGAGCAAAGCGGAATCACTATCAGCTGCAGCTAACATTTTCGTAGGTCAGACAGAAGCACCACTGGTTGTTAAGCCTTACATTGGTAAAATGACTCAATCAGAGCTTTTTGCAATTATGGTTGGGGGCTTGGCTTCTGTAGCGGGTTCTGTATTGATTGGTTATTCTTTACTGGGTGTTCCGCTGGAATACCTGCTTGCAGCGAGCTTCATGGCTGCACCGGCAGGTTTGGTACTTGCTAAAATCATGATACCTGAAACCGAAAAGTCAGAGTCATCTGATGAACTAAGAATGGAAAAAGACACAGATTCAGTTAACGTGATCGATGCAGCAGCTAAGGGTGCAAGCACAGGCCTTCAATTAGCACTGAATATTGGTGCAATGTTGCTTGCGTTCATCGCTTTGATTGCCTTAATCAATGGACTCCTTGGATTCGTAGGAGGATTCTTCGGAGCAGGCAGCATAACTCTAGAAACAATTCTTGGTTATGTATTCGCTCCACTTGCTTTCGCGATTGGTGTACCGTGGGATGAGGCTGTAAAAGCTGGCGGGTTCATTGGCCAAAAGTTGATCTTGAATGAATTTGTCGCTTACTCTTCATTTGCACCACAAATTGATCAATTATCTGCAAAAACTGTGGCAATCATCAGTTTTGCACTTTGTGGATTCGCAAACGTATCTTCCATGGGAATCTTGCTCGGCGGTCTTGGAAGCCTTGCTCCAAATCGTCGCGGAGACATCGCTCGCATGGGTGTACGAGCTGTCATCGCTGGTATGCTTGCATCATTATTGAGTGCCGCAATGGCAGGTATGCTTCTATAA